Proteins co-encoded in one Acidovorax sp. 69 genomic window:
- a CDS encoding BCCT family transporter: GAVMSFVATLLVLVFFVTSGDSATLVLGMMSTGGQENPSARVKIIWGVLVSGIAISLLLAGGVKAVQTATIVFALPFTLVILLMAWALWRGVKADWEADDRRDRALRRRMREMVEPPAATKAPPPASP, translated from the coding sequence GGGCGCGGTGATGTCGTTCGTGGCCACCTTGCTGGTGCTGGTGTTCTTTGTCACCTCGGGCGACTCGGCCACGTTGGTGCTGGGGATGATGAGCACGGGCGGGCAAGAGAACCCGTCTGCGCGCGTCAAGATCATCTGGGGCGTGCTGGTCTCGGGCATCGCCATCAGCCTGCTGCTGGCCGGCGGCGTGAAGGCGGTGCAGACCGCCACCATCGTGTTCGCCTTGCCGTTCACCCTGGTCATCTTGCTGATGGCATGGGCGCTGTGGCGCGGCGTGAAGGCCGACTGGGAGGCCGACGACCGCCGCGACCGCGCACTGCGCCGCCGCATGCGCGAGATGGTGGAGCCACCGGCTGCCACCAAGGCCCCGCCACCGGCCTCACCGTAA
- the ubiM gene encoding 5-demethoxyubiquinol-8 5-hydroxylase UbiM codes for MTTHHSDVLIVGAGPAGLSLAISLAQAGFTATVVEQQSDRALAAPAPDGREIALTHPSRDTLQRLSSWALLADHEVGTIREAQVHDGPLGHHGALQLNTQGRPAGAAPGALGFIVPNHALRRTAYAVAVRTPGVQLITSAQVTRVATLASHAELDHVPASPAGAHSAVGAPPHRLTAPLLVAADSRFSATRRQLGMGAQMTDFGRTVIVCRMRHALPHGGVAHECFGYERTLAVLPLPDDPQYGFPLCSVVVTAGAADAAALMAQSPDAFAAQVQAQFNDQLGAMVLVGDRHAYPLVAVYAQRFAAHRCALLGDAAVGMHPVTAHGYNLGLAGVERLTAALVSARQRGQDTGSADALAPYAQGHHRHAWPIYQGTNAIVRLYTDARPVPRLLRQLVLQGARHLPPLQAAIVGQLTGQAPRWMRVLSPRQATALHKT; via the coding sequence ATGACCACCCACCACAGCGACGTGCTCATCGTCGGCGCAGGCCCGGCGGGCCTGTCGCTGGCCATCTCCCTGGCACAGGCCGGGTTCACCGCCACCGTGGTGGAGCAGCAGAGCGACCGCGCGCTGGCCGCACCGGCGCCCGACGGCCGCGAGATCGCCCTCACCCACCCCAGCCGCGACACCTTGCAACGCCTGAGCTCCTGGGCCCTGCTGGCCGACCATGAGGTGGGCACCATCCGCGAAGCCCAGGTGCATGACGGCCCGCTGGGCCACCACGGCGCGCTGCAACTGAACACCCAGGGGCGCCCCGCAGGCGCCGCGCCCGGCGCGCTGGGCTTCATCGTGCCCAACCATGCGCTGCGCCGCACCGCCTATGCCGTGGCGGTGCGCACGCCGGGTGTACAGCTGATCACCAGCGCCCAGGTCACGCGCGTGGCCACGCTGGCCAGCCATGCAGAACTGGACCATGTCCCCGCCAGCCCTGCAGGCGCGCACTCTGCGGTGGGCGCTCCGCCCCATCGCCTGACAGCCCCGCTGCTGGTGGCGGCCGACAGCCGCTTCTCGGCCACGCGCCGCCAGTTGGGCATGGGCGCGCAGATGACCGATTTTGGCCGCACCGTCATCGTCTGCCGCATGCGCCACGCCCTGCCGCACGGCGGCGTGGCGCACGAGTGTTTTGGCTACGAGCGCACGCTGGCCGTGCTGCCCCTGCCCGACGACCCGCAGTATGGGTTCCCCCTGTGCTCGGTCGTGGTCACGGCAGGAGCGGCCGACGCCGCCGCGCTGATGGCACAGAGCCCGGACGCATTCGCCGCCCAGGTGCAGGCCCAGTTCAACGACCAACTGGGGGCCATGGTGCTGGTGGGCGATCGCCACGCCTACCCGCTGGTGGCCGTGTATGCGCAGCGTTTTGCAGCCCACCGCTGCGCGCTGCTGGGCGACGCCGCCGTGGGCATGCACCCCGTCACGGCCCATGGCTACAACCTGGGCCTGGCCGGGGTGGAGAGGCTGACCGCCGCACTGGTCAGCGCGCGCCAGCGGGGGCAGGACACGGGCAGCGCCGACGCACTCGCACCCTATGCCCAGGGCCACCACCGCCACGCCTGGCCCATTTACCAGGGCACCAACGCCATCGTGCGGCTGTACACCGACGCACGCCCCGTGCCACGCCTGCTGCGGCAACTGGTGCTGCAGGGCGCCCGGCACCTGCCTCCGCTGCAGGCGGCCATCGTGGGGCAGCTCACGGGCCAGGCGCCCCGGTGGATGCGGGTGCTGTCGCCCAGACAGGCGACAGCGCTGCACAAGACCTAG